The Xanthobacter flavus genome includes a window with the following:
- a CDS encoding cytochrome c1, with translation MTIRSSLFGAVAAALLLTVGASGAQAAEGASPRPHRMSWSFAGPFGMYDPAQLQRGFKVFKEVCAACHSANYLYFRNLAQPGGPGFTEAQAKQVASEYQITDGPNDSGDMFQRPGRLSDHWPAPFPNDNAARAANGGALPPDFSVLAKARSYHVGFPGFITDAFIQYQEHGVDYIHALLTGYVDAPADAHVQPGLHYNTYFPGHQIAMPKPLSDGQVDYTDGSPQTVDQYSQDVSAFMMWVAEPHLDQRKRIGFQVMIFLIVLGGLLYFTKKKVWSNVAH, from the coding sequence ATGACCATTCGTAGCTCTCTCTTCGGTGCCGTCGCGGCGGCACTGCTCCTGACAGTGGGCGCCTCCGGCGCGCAGGCCGCGGAAGGCGCATCGCCGCGTCCGCATCGCATGTCGTGGTCCTTCGCCGGGCCGTTCGGCATGTACGATCCCGCGCAGCTTCAGCGCGGCTTCAAGGTGTTTAAGGAAGTCTGTGCCGCGTGCCACTCGGCCAACTACCTGTACTTCCGCAACCTCGCCCAGCCCGGCGGCCCCGGCTTCACCGAGGCGCAGGCGAAGCAGGTGGCGAGCGAGTATCAGATCACCGACGGCCCCAACGATTCTGGCGACATGTTCCAGCGTCCCGGCCGCCTGTCCGATCACTGGCCCGCGCCGTTCCCCAACGACAACGCCGCCCGCGCCGCCAATGGCGGTGCGCTGCCGCCGGACTTCTCGGTGCTGGCCAAGGCCCGCTCCTATCACGTCGGCTTCCCCGGCTTCATCACCGACGCCTTCATCCAGTACCAGGAGCATGGCGTGGACTACATCCACGCGCTGCTCACCGGCTACGTGGATGCGCCGGCGGATGCCCATGTGCAGCCGGGCCTGCACTACAACACCTATTTCCCCGGCCACCAGATCGCCATGCCGAAGCCGCTCAGCGACGGCCAGGTCGACTACACGGACGGCTCGCCCCAGACGGTCGACCAATATTCGCAGGACGTGTCGGCCTTCATGATGTGGGTGGCCGAGCCGCACCTCGACCAGCGCAAGCGCATCGGCTTCCAGGTCATGATCTTCCTGATCGTGCTCGGCGGCCTGCTCTATTTCACCAAGAAGAAGGTCTGGTCGAACGTCGCGCACTGA
- a CDS encoding adenine phosphoribosyltransferase: MTPADFAASIRTIENYPKPGILFRDITTLLGDARAFRRAVDELVQPWAGAKIDKVAGIEARGFILGGAVAHQLSAGFVPIRKKGKLPHQTVRMAYALEYGEDEIEMHVDAITPGQRVLLVDDLIATGGTATGAVKLLQQCGAVVEAACFIVDLPDLGGAEKLRGLGVAVRTLVAFEGH; the protein is encoded by the coding sequence ATGACCCCTGCCGATTTCGCCGCGTCCATCCGCACCATCGAGAATTATCCCAAGCCAGGCATCCTGTTCCGCGACATCACCACCCTGCTCGGTGATGCCCGCGCCTTCCGCCGGGCGGTGGACGAACTGGTCCAGCCCTGGGCCGGCGCGAAGATCGACAAGGTGGCCGGTATCGAGGCCCGCGGCTTCATCCTCGGCGGGGCGGTGGCACATCAGCTCTCGGCCGGCTTCGTACCCATCCGCAAGAAGGGCAAGCTGCCCCATCAGACCGTGCGCATGGCCTACGCCCTCGAATATGGCGAGGACGAGATCGAGATGCATGTGGATGCCATCACGCCCGGCCAGCGGGTGCTTCTGGTGGACGATCTGATCGCCACCGGAGGCACCGCCACCGGGGCCGTGAAGCTGCTGCAGCAGTGCGGCGCGGTGGTCGAGGCGGCCTGCTTCATCGTCGATCTGCCGGACCTGGGCGGCGCGGAGAAGCTGCGCGGCCTCGGCGTCGCCGTGCGCACGCTGGTGGCTTTCGAGGGGCACTGA
- the radC gene encoding RadC family protein → MAEAPEDGLNEAPHFHGHRDRLRARFRSAGALALADYELLELVLFRAVPRRDVKPLAKALVDRFGSFAEVVAAPVHLLGEVPGVKDAIITELKVVEAAAQRLAKGQVKRRPALSSWSAVIDYCRTAMAYADREQVRVLFLDKRNQLIADEVLQTGTVDHAPVYPREVVKRALEVSASALILCHNHPSGDPTPSRADIDMTRRIIDVAKPLGIEVHDHIIVGKDGHASLKGLRLI, encoded by the coding sequence ATGGCCGAAGCGCCGGAAGACGGCCTGAACGAGGCGCCCCACTTCCATGGGCATCGCGACCGGCTTCGCGCGCGCTTCCGCTCGGCCGGGGCGCTGGCGCTGGCGGATTACGAACTGCTGGAGCTGGTGCTGTTCCGCGCCGTGCCGCGCCGGGACGTGAAGCCCCTCGCGAAGGCCCTCGTCGACCGCTTCGGCTCGTTCGCCGAAGTGGTGGCCGCGCCGGTGCATCTGCTGGGCGAGGTGCCCGGCGTGAAGGATGCCATCATCACCGAGCTGAAGGTGGTGGAGGCGGCGGCCCAGCGCCTCGCCAAGGGCCAGGTGAAGCGCCGGCCAGCGCTCTCGTCCTGGAGTGCGGTGATCGACTATTGCCGCACCGCCATGGCCTATGCCGACCGCGAGCAGGTGCGGGTGCTGTTCCTCGACAAGCGCAACCAGCTGATCGCCGACGAGGTGTTGCAGACCGGCACCGTGGACCACGCTCCGGTCTATCCCCGTGAGGTGGTGAAGCGGGCGCTGGAGGTCTCGGCCTCGGCGCTCATCCTCTGCCACAACCACCCGTCTGGGGACCCCACCCCCTCGCGCGCCGACATCGACATGACCCGCCGCATCATCGACGTGGCCAAGCCCCTCGGCATCGAGGTGCATGACCACATCATCGTCGGCAAGGACGGCCACGCGAGCCTCAAGGGCCTGCGGCTGATCTGA
- the map gene encoding type I methionyl aminopeptidase codes for MNYVEAANAPLRKTGHIKLYGPQGFEGMRRAGALTAQALDAVSEMIGPGVTTSAIDQLIFDFAMDHGAYPATLMYRGYRYSVCTSVNHVVCHGMPNARPLRDGDIVNVDVTLVLDGWYGDSSRMFAVGAIPRRAERLLDVTYEAMMRGIRAIRPGAHVGDIGAAIQEFVEPQHMSVVRDFCGHGVGQVFHDEPNIVHVGRRGEGPKLVPGMIFTVEPMINLGRPHVKVLSDGWTAVTRDRSLSAQFEHAVGVTETGVEIFTLSPKGYHKPPYVTA; via the coding sequence ATGAATTATGTTGAGGCGGCGAATGCGCCGCTGCGCAAGACCGGCCATATCAAGCTCTATGGGCCGCAAGGCTTCGAGGGCATGCGCCGGGCCGGCGCGCTGACCGCTCAGGCGCTCGATGCCGTATCGGAAATGATCGGGCCCGGCGTGACGACCAGCGCCATCGACCAGCTCATCTTCGACTTCGCCATGGACCATGGCGCCTATCCCGCAACGCTGATGTACCGTGGCTACCGTTATTCGGTCTGCACCTCGGTCAATCACGTGGTGTGCCACGGCATGCCGAACGCCCGCCCGCTGCGCGACGGCGACATCGTGAACGTGGACGTGACCCTCGTGCTCGACGGCTGGTACGGCGATTCGAGCCGCATGTTTGCAGTGGGGGCCATCCCGCGCCGGGCTGAGCGGCTGCTGGACGTGACCTATGAGGCGATGATGCGTGGCATACGCGCCATCCGTCCCGGCGCCCATGTGGGCGACATCGGCGCCGCCATCCAGGAGTTCGTGGAACCGCAGCACATGAGCGTGGTGCGCGACTTCTGCGGCCACGGTGTGGGCCAGGTGTTCCACGACGAGCCCAACATCGTGCATGTGGGCCGCCGCGGCGAGGGGCCGAAGCTGGTGCCCGGCATGATCTTCACCGTGGAGCCGATGATCAACCTCGGCCGCCCGCACGTGAAGGTGCTCTCCGACGGCTGGACCGCGGTGACGCGGGACCGTTCGCTCTCCGCCCAGTTCGAGCACGCGGTGGGCGTGACGGAGACCGGCGTCGAGATCTTCACCCTGAGCCCGAAGGGCTATCACAAGCCGCCTTACGTCACCGCCTGA